In Schizosaccharomyces osmophilus chromosome 1, complete sequence, the genomic window GTAGGGCATAGTAACCTTCGTCATTCACTCCctaaatatgaaaagaacgTTAGAAAAGTTAAATACAAGCAGAAAAGGCAGTAGGATGCCATGGAATTGTCATACCCAAAAGTAATTGGAAAAGCTCCTTGGAGGATTCGATGACTGAGCATTGAAATTTAATGTTGTAGCCATTctatgaaaagaaagtaatgCAAGAAGCTCAGGATCCTCTCTCGCAGTTTTTCTGTATTTACTCAAAGTCGGTAGTGAACGCCTCGATGTAAACGAACAGAGCAGACAGGGTAAATAAATGGTAGCCGTTGCTAGGTAAGATTtgaatgtaaataaacccgagaataaacaaaaaaaaatagaagaaaaatataaaatcaAGTATGATTTTACCATCTTTAAGAAAAGGAACCAGAAAAAGATagagaataaataaataataaataataaagaaagtatGATTCGTAGAATGAATCCATCGAATACGTTGTAGATATTAAATTGTAGCTTCTTTGTGGTGACATGTCTGGCTCCATAACATTGCGCTTGCTATATAGAAAGCTATTCCATTCAAGCGCAAGTAAAAAAGGTTATCGATTGTGTTTCTGTGAAAGTAATGGTATGCTATCCTAATACCCTTTtgacataaaaaaaaaaggagatgTCAAAATGGTCTACTGATTGACCATGTCAATGAATAGCAACATTTCTattggatttcttttcttaattaCCTTTGTCAATGGTTTCTACCTATGCGTACCCTTAGGAACATGCTGCGTATCCCGATTATTCAACTAAAATTGGTCACATACAAACTTCACCGTAAAACCATCTCGATAAAATAACTCATAATTTTTAATTCCTTGATTCCTGTGTCtattctttctctttttctccCTCGCAAACAAAGACATACTTTTCCATGgtttattgtttgtttgtttactctCAAATCAAGGACTTGTTTCATTATGACATCACCAGAAGATAGAGGCGCGAGCGCTTATGAGGCTATATAAAGAACATGCGCGTCCCTGCTCTTGTTGGCAATAACCAAAAAGGAGAATTCACTAGAGTCCTGCCTGAAACGACTTAGTTTTgtgttttttgaagaattggtaTACATACGTTTCATTCCCTCATTTCAATTGACAGTATAAAATGactgaagaaagaaaactaaaaaGCTCCGTCAAGGACGCCGACCATAAAGTTACCTTCAACATTGAACGTGTCCGCCACGGCTTAAACAACTTTTTTGACGATATTGGCAGTGCcgtcaaaaaagaaagcaatacTGGAACTACACAAGCGAGCAAACAAGCTGAACGCGCTGAAAAACCTGGAAAAATGTAATCATACCTTACCGTCATTCCCTTTTAACTCTTAAAAATCAAGTCTTTTTGCTGtgaaaaattcttttctgtaTTATTACGCTGTTTTTGTGTTTCgtttgcttgctttttatGATATTATGATTACAGGGAAACTGTTCCCTTTTAGCTATATCTTCTATATTTACTGTGTCCTGTAGCATAAACTTGTCGTAAATTTGATGTGTCATGTAGTATTGTTGATCACCTTCATCATCAAAACAAATCTTCAGCATGCATTCGCATCTTTCGGGACACGAATGTACCTCTAGTAAAGCTGGGCTTAAATTTCGATTTCACATTGTCAGGCTTTTCGGGACTAGAGGAAGAAGTAACGGGAGTTGAAGACTTTGACGAAGTAGCATCCTGATGCTGGTCCTGTTGTTCGTGCTCTTGCTGATGATactgcttttctttctctagTAAAAGCTCCGAAACATTCACAGGAGTCCCGTTGTATTCTTGATCATCTTGATCGACTTCCATTTCAGCTGCGGCTGTTGCCCACCGATTTTCGTGAGCAACGGCAGTTGGTGTTCGGGTGAATGCTCTAATAGATGCTGCAATCTCCTTGCTCTTGAACATTTGCCATGCTGAATCTAAAATTTCTTCCGGAAAAGCTACCCACACTCGCCAAACGTCAATGACTTGTGCAACCTTTTTACAAAACATGTCCATCTTTATGCGACCTCCCAGCTGTCGACTAAAAGCGTATAAATGTTCAAAAACGGAACGTATAAACGGTTCCAAACTAAATACTAGAATTAGCATACTTGTTACTGACCCATCAGTCTCATTTCGTACCCAACTCGATACCGCCAAACTAGCGACACTCCAGATATCCCGTTGAACAGCAGGTCATTCATTACGTACAGTAATCCCAATTTCCTGTCCcccttttccaaaatagaTTGATCGTTTATCCTTTCCTCGTTAACTTCATCGTTTTTCAATAACTCTTGCACAATCGTTTCAGAAACCTATGTCGGTAAATGATTAGTActcttgttttctcttaATATTTCCATACCTCTTTGTACTTATCAACGTGATCGATGGCAAAGCATGAAACATTTGCTATAGATCCTTTTTCACAACTCATGCGCGTCAACAGCCATTCCAATTTAGCCCTGTTTAGGGTCGATAGATGCTCTACTGACGTAtcgtttttctcttcctctttccttttctcaAGTTCTTTTCGTTGCGTAGAAAATATTGAATCTTCGCTTGCTTCTGCTTTTCCAACGGAAGCTGATATGTATTTTCCATCCACCGGTTGAATAGATAGGCGCCGTATAGCATCTTGCGCAAGCTTCTCATTTCGAAACACAGATAttcctttggaaaaatcTCCGTCAGGTGAAAACACATTTACTGCAATTACATAGTCGCGTCCACctaaaatttctttcaaggTTGCCGCAGTTGTCTGTCTAGCAATGCCCTTCAAATGTACAACACAGGGCTTTTCAGATACTTCTTTAGATTAGACAACAATATtctgatttatttttcccttttcttcttacGTACAGCTTGTAGCTTGGTCCACCGTTTCCAACGCGTAATCTTGGCGTCGTCCAATTTCAGCTTCTAATCCAGACTTACTCGTCTCTCTATTGTTTCAAGTTAGCTTTCATTCATAGTTTTATGTATCAACGTACGGAAAGGGCTGCTGGTTTCTCCCTGAATTGCTGATATTTTGACGCTCGTTCGCAAGAAATGcatcttcctcttcatcGGACTATTGCCTTAGCTTTTCTGCTCTATTAATTTATAATATTTGATGCTTACGTCTGAACTTATGTCTTCCTTCACTGCAAAATGCCGCCGTCCTCCTATAATGGGCCTCTTTTCTGTTGATACATATTGTCAGTgaacttttcttcaaagctTCCACACGAACTTGTTTCTAAAGTTTGCAATGGAAACGAATGATGGTCCATTCTAaaatcatctttttctGCCAGCTTTTCTTGATTCGCTCGCATTTGGAGTCATCAGTAGAATACTGATCTTTCACTACCATTTACGCGTCCTAAACTACCTACAACTTTACATTCTTTCAATGTTGAAtcataaaaccaaaaattttataatttttatttatataacctttttatttaccCTTATATAAAGTTAATGCTCCAGTCTCGGATTCATGATGCAAGAAGTTGGCTCATAGAAAATACTTAAGTCTCTCGAAAAACTAGTAGGCTAAAttaaggaaaagaatgtgCTACGATGCTATAGTCTTTAGACTTTTTTACCCTATGGATGTATTCATCTCTGATCTAGTCCTATACGTTTGATATAGGTCTTTCCATGTATCCTTTAATTGAATGCATGAatgttgttgttttcacCTATtcaatttacaaaaactttaaaaagtatttagttcatctttgtttgtttactagcATTGGATTCGAGTTCCccaatgtttgtttatttccttttcccaAATATACATATAGGGAAAACCCAATTACTACTATTTACAAAGTACAATTGAGGAAGTAAAAGAAACggaatttgaaaaagtaacTGGGATGGTTGACTTACAAGACCCAAGAGCATTACGTGAGCTTCAGGTGAATGCAATACCCTTCAGTGATCCTTGGAAAGATGATCCCATTCATTTATCAAAGagattaaaagaagaatctgatGAAAATTGTATTGGCGATCATCCGCAAGAACGAAAGAATTCTTTAGATCCTGATATCTGGGTAGCGTATAATTACTTATGTAATGTATATGAAGCCAAAGTGTACGTCTTTGTAACTGAATTCAAAGCTAACCAAGAAGATGGATTGAAAATCAGATGGAAGTCGTTTATACAAACACAGATGACTTTATAACTTCTCTTGCTGATGGAAAGGTGCTTTACGATTTATCAATGAAGTTCTATCCTAAATTGGCAGGCAATTGGAGGCCCCGATGTCGAACTGCTAATGGGAAAAAGCTATACATGggtgttttctttgaatttttagaCTTTGTTGGAATGTTTAGTGTAAGAGTCCCCATACAGGTTGACAGTGAATACTAATTATCTAGGCTTTTCGCTTTGAACCAAAGCATCTACTTGAATACTCAAATATTCCCCGTGTTATATATTCCTTACATGCACTTTCGTACCTCCTAAACTTTTTGCAAGCGACTCAGCATGTTCCTCATTTATTTGGTAAAATTCACCTGAAACGCGGTGAGGTTGAACTTACTAATCGACAAATCTTGCCTTTGaggaattcaaaaaagtttcctaattttacaaaactgaaaaaacatttttatgGCCGGCTTCACCGTAACAGACAAAGCAGTACGCAAATTAACAAACGTATTTTGGCAACAAAAAGACCACCTTCTTGGATTAATCCTTTACAAGCAATTTGTAGAGGGTACCTTCTTAGAACGACTATTAATACACGCGATAtcatgaaagaaaaatctcAAGAGAATACGCTCAAGCTTCCtttattggaaaaattattgATTACACCAAATGCAGATGAGAGGTTAACAATGATTAAAGAAATTCAGCAGCTTTATCGAAtaatggtttgtttacactcCCAAATGTTTCACCTTCCTTCCCCGGAGCTTTCTTTGGATTTGAGTTGGCTGGCTTTGTTAGGCTCGTCCGTTGAAACTTATAACCAGCTCATTCCGccaattttgaataatGTCGTTTTCTATCTTCAAGAAAATCCTTCCTTATGGATCTCGGTCTTGAAAAGACTCTTGTTCCTAGGTGTTGATAGAGTGGACATATCCAATTACGGATTACTCGTGTTGAAGTTTTTCGGATTTTCCGTCACGACTAAAGATCGAAAGCTTTTAAACGAATTTATACTTCAAGGTCTCATAACATCGTTAGACGAAAAAATAACATCTGAAAGCAATGACCGCAATTGCGGAATATCTCCTACATTTTTGTGGATTTCCAAAATATTCTCAAGCAGTTTGTTGTAAGTGTTTCGAGACATTGATCTATTTTACTAATTTTTAGTTTGgattttgattctttctttgacaAGCGAGCTTCTTTTATATTGGATAGTTTTTATGAATCGCAAAGCAGTGTCAAATCACTTGAAGTTGCCGCAATGCATAGTGTCAGTGAAATTATTTACAGCTTTTATTTGCATAACAAAGAATTGCCGAAAGagttcttttatattttcaattcacTATATTATTCTGAAGCTGTGAGTTATTATTTGAAGTTTAAAATAATTTCGTGATACTAACCAATAGGCCCGAAAAAATCCTCGTTCTTTAAAAACATCTATGTtatggttttttattgatcAAGTCTTAAGCTGCATCTACCGATTTCATTCTCAGAAATACTACAGAAAGCATTCAGAAAAGTTTGCATTCATAAAACATTATATACGATCGCTTTTTGAAGGGGTGTCCAACTTAGCGACCGGTGAAATCCAGTGGCACACGCGGAGCTACCGAATTGTTGAAGCGCTAATTAGAAAATGTACGTACATTTGACATTTTCATCAGGTTAATAACAAGTTTAGTAATACATGGTCCAATTAAAAGTCCACCCATTGAACTTGCGGGAAGATCTCTGAGCTGCACACACAAAGATATATTCAGTCTTCACTCGGTACTGAAAATGTGCAATGATCATGGTGATTTTAATAACCACCCTTCCTTTAAGCGTCTTATTACCAAACTTGGTTCCCCCAAATTATGCAAAAAATATGAAGGCCAGGTTTTGTTCTTAGATACCAGACGGGAATATATGCATTCCAGTATACCCTGCTCCCAGGCAGCCAAATATCAACTAGCACTCAGTTTATGTTTACCTTTAGTAGAAGGTCATTTGCGCTGTTCTCTCAAAGAAACATTATGGGGCATTCCAACTTCAttggaaaaccaaaagtttaAGGGTCTTTTGCAGCTTGATCAAAGGATTAGAGACCTtcatccttcttctttgacAGGTATTACTGATTCCTTTTCTACCTCTCCACAACCTATACAACAGTGGCAGTCGCGTCTTAGAAAATTATTGAGGAACTTAACCGAGACTAACGACGACTTGGAAAGTACTCGTTTTCTTATACTATATGGACGTACCGACCAAGCTTGTGTAAAGGACATTAAAGAAGCTTACAAAAAAGTGGCTCCCTTAGCTAAAACTTTAAAACAAACTGGGActgaaaataatgaatttttaaaatttctttcaaacatTGGAAGCggctttaaaaaatcaaaagactACAATTATAAACATCCCTTGCTTGACAAATCAATGGGTGAATTACTGCAAATGGAGATTGTCTACAAGTGCCCTTCAGAGCTTTTAGATCACactttaaaaattttcgtTAACAAAAATCGGACGGCACttcatttcttccttttaAATAGGAAAAAATTGATCGACGAATCCGTAATTTTGGTGAATGATTTGGTACAAGCTGCGTATGTTCACTTCGGAATAGTGGTTTTTACTAACGTTATTTTAGAAACATAGGGATTTACTTTATTGAAGTATTTAATCTCCCTTTCCATACTAAACAGTTACAAATCTGGCTAACCCCGGTTTCTACATATCCTAGTGAGGAAAACTACgctgaaataaaaaaacagaaaagaaagaaggtCGCCGGCTTTGAACATACCAAGAAACAGAAGTCTACGAAATGAGtaatctctttttctttgttaatTATTCAATCATTTTTACTTTAGGTGAAACAATTTTAAAGGGTAGATAGAAAATTAACCTGTTGAgatattttattaatatatatataagtATAAACCTTGTCCCTTGTTAACGTAAAAGATACTTTTCCTGTTTAACCAAAAATATTAAGGATTCCCAAAAAGACCGGTAGCcatgtttttcttttattttatcttttcaatttgaaaaactgAAGGATATGATTCACAAACCTATTCcaaattactttttgatTCGAAGGAAGGCAATTATTGATAACTAAAGCTCAATCAAAGGTGATTTTAGTAGCTGCTTTCATAGGAGCGTCATTTGTCACACGAGAACCATAAGCGTTCACTTTGGGCTTTACAGCGGTGCCATACTTATATAATCCCTCAGGAACCTCCTGTTTAGCTTGACGCAGAACATTGATAAGCTCACCTGCATGAGACTTGTCTTCGGGAGTGAAAAAAGTATGAGAA contains:
- the tam11 gene encoding Schizosaccharomyces specific protein Tam11, encoding MTEERKLKSSVKDADHKVTFNIERVRHGLNNFFDDIGSAVKKESNTGTTQASKQAERAEKPGKM
- a CDS encoding U2-associated protein, with the translated sequence MRANQEKLAEKDDFRMDHHSFPLQTLETKKRPIIGGRRHFAVKEDISSDSDEEEDAFLANERQNISNSGRNQQPFPETSKSGLEAEIGRRQDYALETVDQATSLSEKPCVVHLKGIARQTTAATLKEILGGRDYVIAVNVFSPDGDFSKGISVFRNEKLAQDAIRRLSIQPVDGKYISASVGKAEASEDSIFSTQRKELEKRKEEEKNDTSVEHLSTLNRAKLEWLLTRMSCEKGSIANVSCFAIDHVDKYKEVSETIVQELLKNDEVNEERINDQSILEKGDRKLGLLYVMNDLLFNGISGVSLVWRYRVGLEPFIRSVFEHLYAFSRQLGGRIKMDMFCKKVAQVIDVWRVWVAFPEEILDSAWQMFKSKEIAASIRAFTRTPTAVAHENRWATAAAEMEVDQDDQEYNGTPVNVSELLLEKEKQYHQQEHEQQDQHQDATSSKSSTPVTSSSSPEKPDNVKSKFKPSFTRGTFVSRKMRMHAEDLF
- the npg1 gene encoding GTPase regulator Rng2-like produces the protein MVDLQDPRALRELQVNAIPFSDPWKDDPIHLSKRLKEESDENCIGDHPQERKNSLDPDIWVAWIENQMEVVYTNTDDFITSLADGKVLYDLSMKFYPKLAGNWRPRCRTANGKKLYMGVFFEFLDFVGMFSAFRFEPKHLLEYSNIPRVIYSLHALSYLLNFLQATQHVPHLFGKIHLKRGEVELTNRQILPLRNSKKFPNFTKLKKHFYGRLHRNRQSSTQINKRILATKRPPSWINPLQAICRGYLLRTTINTRDIMKEKSQENTLKLPLLEKLLITPNADERLTMIKEIQQLYRIMVCLHSQMFHLPSPELSLDLSWLALLGSSVETYNQLIPPILNNVVFYLQENPSLWISVLKRLLFLGVDRVDISNYGLLVLKFFGFSVTTKDRKLLNEFILQGLITSLDEKITSESNDRNCGISPTFLWISKIFSSSLFLDFDSFFDKRASFILDSFYESQSSVKSLEVAAMHSVSEIIYSFYLHNKELPKEFFYIFNSLYYSEAARKNPRSLKTSMLWFFIDQVLSCIYRFHSQKYYRKHSEKFAFIKHYIRSLFEGVSNLATGEIQWHTRSYRIVEALIRKLIHGPIKSPPIELAGRSLSCTHKDIFSLHSVLKMCNDHGDFNNHPSFKRLITKLGSPKLCKKYEGQVLFLDTRREYMHSSIPCSQAAKYQLALSLCLPLVEGHLRCSLKETLWGIPTSLENQKFKGLLQLDQRIRDLHPSSLTGITDSFSTSPQPIQQWQSRLRKLLRNLTETNDDLESTRFLILYGRTDQACVKDIKEAYKKVAPLAKTLKQTGTENNEFLKFLSNIGSGFKKSKDYNYKHPLLDKSMGELLQMEIVYKCPSELLDHTLKIFVNKNRTALHFFLLNRKKLIDESVILVNDLVQAANIGIYFIEVFNLPFHTKQLQIWLTPVSTYPSEENYAEIKKQKRKKVAGFEHTKKQKSTK